The following are encoded together in the Thermomonas brevis genome:
- the xpsF gene encoding type II secretion system protein XpsF, with amino-acid sequence MALYRYKALNARGELLDGQMEAAGEAEVAARLQEQGHLPVEAKPASEAGGEAPWRALFKPKPFAGARLVQFTQQLATLLGAGQPLDRALGILLELPEDEAARRIVEDIREAVRGGASLSAALERQHGAFGRLYVNMVRAGEAGGSLHETLQRLADYLERSRALRTRVINALVYPAILLAMVGLSLLFLLGYVVPQFAAMYDSLDAQLPWFSRLVLGVGVFVRGWWIVILALPLLAVLWLERKRRDPAFMRRFDAWLLQRKLAGPLVAKLDTARLARTLGTLLRNGVPLLPALGIARNVLDNRVLAADVDEAAGEVKNGIGLSTALARGKRFPRLALQMIQVGEESGALDVMLLKTADTFEQETQAAMDRLLAALVPAVTLVLAAVVGVVILSVLAPIYDLTNVVG; translated from the coding sequence ATGGCGCTGTACCGCTACAAGGCGCTGAACGCGCGCGGCGAGCTGCTGGACGGGCAGATGGAGGCCGCCGGCGAAGCTGAGGTCGCGGCGCGCCTGCAAGAGCAGGGCCATCTGCCGGTGGAGGCCAAGCCGGCGTCGGAGGCGGGCGGCGAGGCGCCGTGGCGCGCGCTGTTCAAGCCCAAGCCCTTTGCCGGCGCGCGGCTGGTGCAGTTCACCCAGCAGCTGGCGACGCTGCTCGGCGCCGGGCAGCCGCTGGACCGGGCGCTGGGCATCCTGCTGGAGCTGCCGGAGGACGAGGCGGCCAGGCGCATCGTCGAGGACATCCGCGAGGCGGTGCGCGGCGGCGCGTCGCTGTCGGCGGCGCTGGAGCGGCAGCACGGCGCGTTCGGCCGGCTGTACGTGAACATGGTGCGCGCCGGCGAGGCCGGCGGCAGCCTGCACGAGACGCTGCAACGGCTGGCCGACTATCTGGAGCGCTCGCGCGCGCTGCGCACCCGCGTGATCAACGCGCTGGTGTACCCGGCGATCCTGCTGGCGATGGTCGGGCTGTCGCTGCTGTTCCTGCTGGGCTACGTGGTGCCGCAGTTCGCGGCGATGTACGACAGCCTGGACGCGCAGCTGCCGTGGTTCTCGCGGCTGGTGCTGGGCGTGGGCGTGTTCGTGCGCGGCTGGTGGATCGTCATCCTCGCGCTGCCGCTGCTGGCGGTGCTGTGGCTGGAACGCAAGCGCCGCGATCCCGCGTTCATGCGCCGCTTCGACGCCTGGTTGTTGCAGCGGAAGCTGGCCGGCCCGCTGGTCGCCAAGCTCGACACCGCGCGGCTGGCGCGCACCCTGGGCACGCTGCTGCGCAACGGCGTGCCGCTGCTGCCGGCGCTGGGCATCGCCCGCAACGTGCTGGACAACCGCGTGCTGGCCGCCGACGTGGACGAGGCCGCCGGCGAAGTGAAGAACGGCATCGGCCTGTCCACGGCGCTGGCGCGCGGCAAGCGCTTCCCGCGGCTGGCCCTGCAGATGATCCAGGTGGGCGAGGAATCCGGCGCGCTGGATGTCATGCTGCTGAAGACCGCCGACACCTTCGAACAGGAAACGCAGGCGGCGATGGATCGCCTGCTGGCGGCGCTGGTGCCGGCGGTGACGCTGGTGCTGGCGGCGGTGGTGGGCGTGGTGATCCTGTCGGTGCTGGCGCCGATCTACGATCTGACGAATGTGGTGGGATGA
- the gspG gene encoding type II secretion system major pseudopilin GspG: MRDRRNFRPVAKAAQSGFSLIEIIVVVVLIGGIVAFAASRILGGGDRAKVKLAQAQVQTLAEKVQQFQMDTGALPADLNALVAAPAGVAGWLGPYAKQGDLNDPWMHPMQYKTPGEGRAFDIVSLGADGQPGGDSVNADIRYE; the protein is encoded by the coding sequence ATGCGTGATCGTCGCAATTTCCGTCCCGTCGCGAAGGCCGCGCAGTCCGGCTTCTCGCTGATCGAGATCATCGTGGTGGTGGTGCTGATCGGCGGCATCGTCGCATTCGCCGCCTCGCGCATCCTCGGCGGCGGCGACCGCGCCAAGGTCAAGCTGGCGCAGGCGCAGGTGCAGACGCTGGCCGAGAAGGTGCAGCAGTTCCAGATGGACACCGGCGCGCTGCCGGCCGACCTGAACGCGCTGGTGGCCGCGCCCGCCGGCGTCGCCGGCTGGCTGGGCCCGTACGCCAAGCAGGGCGACCTCAACGACCCGTGGATGCACCCGATGCAGTACAAGACCCCGGGCGAAGGCCGCGCGTTCGACATCGTCAGCCTGGGCGCGGACGGCCAGCCCGGCGGCGACAGCGTGAACGCCGACATCCGCTACGAATAA
- the xpsH gene encoding type II secretion system protein XpsH produces MLVVLVLIAAATLLAASAFGGGLRGARLHGAAKDIAAQLRFTRAVAISTGTPQDFVIDPQARAWTAAKGRTGRLPDTGDLVFTGMRAGQADGNRTDAGKGAVRFFPDGAATGGRVRLAANGGGWDVDVAWLTGEVRVHRVQAPR; encoded by the coding sequence ATGCTGGTGGTGCTGGTGCTGATCGCGGCGGCCACGCTGCTGGCGGCGTCCGCGTTCGGCGGCGGCCTGCGCGGCGCGCGCCTGCACGGCGCGGCGAAGGACATCGCCGCGCAGCTGCGCTTCACCCGCGCGGTGGCGATCAGCACGGGCACGCCGCAGGACTTCGTGATCGACCCGCAGGCGCGCGCGTGGACGGCGGCGAAAGGCCGTACCGGCCGGCTGCCGGATACCGGCGACCTGGTGTTCACCGGCATGCGCGCCGGGCAGGCCGATGGCAACCGGACGGACGCCGGCAAGGGCGCGGTGCGCTTCTTTCCCGACGGCGCCGCCACCGGCGGACGGGTGCGGCTGGCCGCCAACGGCGGCGGCTGGGACGTGGATGTGGCCTGGCTGACCGGCGAGGTGCGCGTGCATCGCGTGCAGGCGCCGCGATGA
- the xpsI gene encoding type II secretion system protein XpsI, translating to MNGRAAASGFTLIEIIIAFGVLALGLTLLLGTLSGASRQLRQAGDAGQAALHAQSLLDERADALLQPGRENGTFEDGRYRWQLAVAPWHDPQPRATDAPEDPFAARLLHVQLDVQWGDGGPQQQLHLTSLRLVLPPPAGSAP from the coding sequence ATGAACGGGCGCGCGGCGGCCAGCGGCTTCACCCTGATCGAGATCATCATCGCCTTCGGCGTGCTGGCCTTGGGGCTGACCCTGCTGCTGGGCACGCTGTCCGGGGCCAGCCGCCAGCTGCGCCAGGCGGGCGACGCCGGGCAGGCGGCGCTGCACGCGCAATCGCTGCTGGACGAGCGCGCCGACGCGCTGCTGCAACCGGGCCGCGAGAACGGGACGTTCGAGGACGGCCGCTATCGCTGGCAGCTGGCGGTGGCGCCGTGGCATGACCCGCAGCCGCGCGCGACCGATGCGCCCGAGGACCCGTTCGCGGCGCGCCTGCTGCACGTGCAGCTGGACGTGCAGTGGGGCGACGGCGGGCCACAGCAACAGCTGCACCTCACCTCCCTGCGGCTGGTCCTGCCGCCGCCGGCCGGGAGCGCGCCGTGA
- a CDS encoding general secretion pathway protein GspJ, with product MEVLLATTLLAAALALAFGILRAAAATVERGEALSQRNERIRAVSTFLRQRIGGAQGIVFALDEQSGRQQRFAGDAHSMRFVADLPDYLGRGGPHLHELEVRDAGAGKTLDVAFHLVQAGKALPATRPPEPLADELAGAEFAYRTLDANGHPGAWEPDWKTPEALPLQVRVRIRDARGAWPDMIVALPLAGSYLPPVTGGDR from the coding sequence ATGGAAGTGCTGCTGGCGACCACCCTGCTGGCGGCGGCGCTGGCCTTGGCGTTCGGCATCCTGCGCGCGGCCGCCGCCACGGTGGAGCGCGGCGAAGCGCTGTCGCAGCGCAACGAACGCATCCGCGCGGTCTCCACCTTCCTGCGTCAGCGGATCGGCGGTGCGCAGGGCATCGTGTTCGCGCTCGACGAACAGAGCGGCCGCCAGCAGCGCTTCGCCGGCGACGCGCATTCGATGCGCTTCGTCGCCGACCTGCCGGACTACCTCGGCCGCGGCGGGCCGCACCTGCATGAATTGGAGGTGCGCGATGCCGGCGCGGGCAAGACGCTCGATGTCGCGTTCCATCTGGTGCAGGCCGGCAAGGCATTGCCGGCGACGCGCCCGCCCGAACCGCTGGCCGACGAACTGGCCGGCGCCGAATTCGCCTACCGCACGCTGGACGCCAACGGCCATCCAGGCGCGTGGGAACCCGACTGGAAGACGCCGGAGGCGCTGCCGCTGCAGGTGCGCGTGCGCATCCGCGACGCCCGCGGCGCCTGGCCGGACATGATCGTGGCGCTGCCGCTGGCGGGCAGCTATCTGCCGCCCGTCACCGGAGGCGACCGATGA